One genomic window of [Limnothrix rosea] IAM M-220 includes the following:
- a CDS encoding phycobiliprotein lyase, whose translation MKLCSVSPTIVTEFLQRSVGKWHSQRRYYTLNSTNDPVLEADSQLEVFFLEGDRPELLELAKKHGLTQPIPFSCGAKIVWESTYTNVQRKPLQGETLFGIQDNKMYRDRGFSTPRPIVATFAIPSPEVLHLATAYDGAAFEEEIKFIGQGHRTRQTIISKAGQEVMVGQYLETRVL comes from the coding sequence ATGAAGCTTTGCTCGGTTTCCCCAACAATCGTCACAGAATTTTTACAGCGATCAGTCGGTAAATGGCATTCGCAGCGGCGCTACTACACCCTCAATTCTACAAATGATCCTGTATTAGAAGCGGATTCTCAGCTGGAAGTGTTCTTTCTAGAAGGCGATCGCCCCGAACTACTAGAGCTAGCTAAAAAGCACGGACTAACACAACCAATCCCCTTTAGTTGCGGCGCAAAAATTGTCTGGGAAAGTACCTACACCAACGTCCAGCGTAAACCATTACAAGGAGAAACCCTCTTCGGCATTCAAGACAATAAAATGTATCGCGATCGCGGTTTTTCCACACCCAGACCAATCGTTGCCACCTTTGCGATCCCCAGCCCAGAAGTATTACATTTAGCAACAGCCTACGACGGAGCAGCATTCGAGGAAGAAATTAAATTTATTGGCCAAGGCCATCGCACTCGCCAAACTATCATCTCTAAAGCCGGACAGGAAGTAATGGTCGGGCAATACTTAGAAACGCGCGTCCTCTAA
- a CDS encoding DUF1499 domain-containing protein: protein MLFRICAVVLVGLLWCLNPGISSAAALFPGSSPDNLGVRGNHLTPCPATPNCVVSEDTDATHAIAPISYVGDRATVRQALEDVLSVVPRTKIIEATDTYLRAESSSRLLGFVDDVEFYFPEDEDIIHIRSASRLGESDLGVNKRRLEQIRLALQDLELSPKM from the coding sequence ATGTTGTTTCGTATTTGTGCCGTTGTGCTTGTTGGTTTGCTCTGGTGTCTAAACCCAGGGATTAGTTCCGCTGCTGCTCTATTTCCCGGCTCTTCTCCGGATAATCTCGGCGTTAGAGGCAACCACCTCACCCCCTGCCCCGCGACACCAAACTGTGTTGTGAGTGAAGATACCGACGCGACCCATGCCATTGCCCCCATCTCCTATGTCGGCGATCGCGCCACCGTTCGGCAGGCCCTAGAAGATGTTTTAAGCGTTGTGCCTCGCACAAAGATTATTGAGGCCACAGATACCTACTTGCGCGCTGAGTCTAGTAGCCGTCTCCTTGGATTTGTCGATGACGTAGAATTCTATTTCCCTGAGGATGAAGATATTATTCATATTCGCTCTGCGTCTCGCCTTGGCGAATCAGACCTTGGTGTTAACAAACGTCGCCTCGAGCAAATTCGTTTGGCCTTACAGGATTTAGAACTTTCGCCAAAAATGTGA
- a CDS encoding site-2 protease family protein, producing MQKNWQVGALFGIPLFVDRSWFLILFLVTSVDANDVAVKAIAGSTWLAWLMGLTMALLLFLSVLLHELGHSLTAQAQGIQVKSITLFLFGGLASIERESKTPFEAFAVAIAGPLVSLAIFGLCYGIRVYSPEPSLINFFARDISRINLILALFNLVPGLPLDGGQMLKAIIWKATGDRLKGVRYAATSGKLLGSLAVALGLFVVLLAGDFMGLWVALLGWFIFRNASSYERFSDLQSILLSLTAHEVMTRDFRVVNAHLSLVEFTEKYVLPQLTMAPKKAIFASSEGRYRGLIRSNSLQNIERSQWDSLELNDIAIALEQLESVTEDTNLAQVICRLEALEDNFITVLSPAGAVAGIIDRAQITQAIAKQYGLELSPEEIQKIRAERIYPKGFPVVEIAAQLQDES from the coding sequence ATGCAGAAGAATTGGCAGGTAGGGGCTTTATTTGGCATCCCGCTATTCGTTGATCGCTCATGGTTTTTGATCCTCTTTCTCGTCACAAGTGTTGATGCGAATGATGTGGCAGTAAAGGCGATCGCCGGCTCAACGTGGCTAGCGTGGCTGATGGGATTAACGATGGCATTGTTGTTATTTCTGTCGGTACTACTCCATGAGCTTGGTCATAGCTTGACGGCTCAGGCTCAGGGCATTCAGGTGAAGTCGATTACGCTATTTTTGTTTGGTGGGTTGGCATCGATTGAACGGGAGTCGAAAACGCCTTTTGAAGCTTTTGCGGTGGCGATCGCCGGCCCCTTAGTCAGTCTTGCGATTTTTGGGCTGTGCTATGGCATTCGAGTTTATTCGCCAGAACCTAGTCTAATTAATTTTTTTGCACGGGATATTTCACGCATTAATTTAATTCTGGCCCTATTTAATTTAGTCCCGGGACTGCCGTTAGATGGCGGTCAAATGTTAAAGGCGATTATTTGGAAAGCAACGGGCGATCGCCTCAAGGGAGTCCGTTATGCGGCAACAAGTGGCAAATTACTCGGTAGCCTCGCTGTTGCCTTAGGACTATTCGTTGTCCTACTGGCCGGCGATTTTATGGGGCTATGGGTGGCACTCCTTGGCTGGTTTATTTTCCGCAATGCTAGTTCCTACGAGCGTTTTTCTGATCTACAGAGTATTCTTTTGTCCCTAACGGCTCACGAAGTGATGACCCGGGATTTTCGAGTCGTTAATGCCCATCTGTCTCTCGTGGAATTTACCGAAAAATATGTGCTGCCTCAGTTAACCATGGCTCCTAAAAAAGCAATTTTTGCGAGTTCAGAAGGACGTTACCGCGGGTTAATTCGGTCAAATAGTTTGCAAAATATTGAGCGGAGTCAATGGGATAGTTTAGAGCTGAACGACATTGCGATCGCCCTTGAACAGCTTGAATCTGTGACCGAGGACACAAATTTAGCGCAGGTTATTTGTCGTTTAGAGGCCCTAGAAGATAATTTTATTACGGTGCTTTCTCCCGCTGGCGCTGTCGCTGGCATTATTGATCGTGCCCAAATCACCCAGGCGATCGCCAAGCAATACGGTTTAGAATTGTCCCCTGAAGAAATCCAGAAAATACGGGCTGAACGCATCTATCCGAAGGGATTTCCCGTCGTCGAAATTGCCGCCCAACTCCAAGACGAAAGTTGA